From Leptolyngbya sp. KIOST-1, one genomic window encodes:
- a CDS encoding tetratricopeptide repeat protein → MENSNLLLIYLGVLLTLLSVAAFFVVRQVLKTRRIEGTLSRLQSRLTKEKGTAQEYYELGSLLLDKKLYTQAALYLQQALKQLGDDEAENAAVVYNALGYSYFAQEQYDLAIRNYKEALKISPEYVTALNNLGHTYERKQLTTQALEMYETALALEPKNSTSRRRADSLRKRVAPSS, encoded by the coding sequence ATGGAAAACAGCAACCTGCTCCTGATCTACCTAGGTGTTCTGCTGACGTTGCTAAGCGTTGCCGCCTTTTTTGTCGTGCGCCAAGTGCTGAAAACTCGGCGCATTGAGGGCACTTTGTCGCGGCTACAGTCGCGCCTGACTAAGGAAAAAGGCACCGCCCAGGAATACTACGAGTTGGGCAGCCTGCTGCTCGACAAAAAGCTCTACACCCAGGCCGCTTTGTACCTGCAGCAAGCCCTGAAGCAGTTAGGCGACGACGAAGCCGAAAATGCCGCCGTCGTTTACAACGCCCTGGGCTACTCCTACTTTGCTCAGGAGCAGTACGACCTGGCCATTCGCAACTATAAAGAAGCCCTCAAAATATCGCCTGAGTACGTCACCGCCCTGAACAACCTTGGTCACACCTACGAGCGCAAGCAGCTCACCACTCAGGCCCTGGAAATGTACGAAACCGCTCTGGCCCTGGAACCCAAAAACTCCACCTCCCGCCGCCGGGCCGACTCTCTAAGAAAACGCGTCGCGCCCTCGAGTTAG
- a CDS encoding transporter substrate-binding domain-containing protein, producing the protein MLPVFAADLSTIRARGHLVVGVREGWRPLSFRDRDGNLIGLEIDIAQGLAAAILADPTAVEYRVVPNADRLPAVLEDRVDVAIAGVTLTPERQRLVSFSQPYYLDGAGVLVRDPQYRRLADLQRRRLGVLQGSSTVAVLRYLLPQAVLTPLYSYQEALNRLSSGQIDGFAGDVTVLTGWQQDHAGYYLLPSLLSAEPLAIALPKGDQYTDLRRLIDQTVTQWHQSGWLEDRATFWGLP; encoded by the coding sequence GTGCTCCCAGTTTTTGCTGCAGATTTGAGCACCATCCGGGCTCGGGGGCACCTGGTGGTGGGCGTGCGGGAGGGATGGCGACCGCTGAGCTTTCGCGATCGCGACGGCAATCTGATCGGCCTTGAAATTGACATTGCCCAGGGGCTGGCGGCGGCGATTCTGGCCGACCCCACAGCGGTAGAATACCGGGTGGTGCCCAATGCCGATCGCCTGCCTGCGGTGCTCGAGGACCGGGTCGATGTGGCGATAGCCGGGGTTACCCTCACCCCAGAGCGGCAGCGTCTGGTCAGCTTTAGCCAACCCTACTACCTCGACGGGGCCGGGGTACTGGTGCGCGATCCCCAGTACCGTCGGCTGGCCGATCTGCAGCGGCGACGACTGGGGGTTTTGCAGGGATCGAGTACTGTCGCCGTCCTGCGGTACCTGCTGCCCCAGGCGGTCCTCACCCCGCTATACAGCTACCAGGAAGCCCTCAACCGCCTCAGCAGCGGCCAGATCGACGGGTTCGCTGGGGATGTGACGGTGCTGACCGGCTGGCAGCAGGACCATGCAGGGTATTATTTGCTGCCCAGTCTGCTGTCGGCGGAGCCGCTGGCGATCGCTCTGCCCAAGGGCGACCAGTACACTGACCTGCGCCGCCTGATTGACCAAACGGTGACCCAGTGGCATCAGAGTGGCTGGCTGGAAGACCGCGCCACCTTCTGGGGGTTGCCCTGA
- the rplT gene encoding 50S ribosomal protein L20 has product MARVKRGNVARKRRNKVLKLAKGFRGSHSKLFRTANQQVMKALRYAYRDRRNRKRDFRRLWITRINAASRMHGLSYSQLIGQLKKANIDLNRKMLAQMAVLDPNGFAKVVEVANRV; this is encoded by the coding sequence ATGGCACGTGTCAAGCGCGGCAACGTAGCACGCAAGCGCCGCAACAAAGTTCTCAAGCTGGCCAAGGGGTTCAGAGGATCCCACTCTAAGCTGTTTCGCACGGCCAACCAGCAGGTGATGAAAGCCCTGCGGTACGCCTACCGCGATCGCCGCAACCGTAAGCGCGATTTTCGTCGTCTGTGGATTACCCGTATCAACGCGGCTTCTCGCATGCACGGGTTGAGCTATAGCCAGCTAATTGGTCAGCTCAAGAAAGCAAACATCGACCTCAACCGCAAAATGCTGGCCCAGATGGCGGTGCTAGATCCCAACGGCTTCGCCAAAGTGGTTGAAGTGGCCAACCGGGTGTAG
- the rpmI gene encoding 50S ribosomal protein L35 encodes MPKLKSRKAAAKRFRRSGSGKIMRRKAFKNHLLQHKNAERRSRLSKIAVVSEEDAPNVELMLPYL; translated from the coding sequence ATGCCCAAGCTCAAGTCCCGCAAAGCTGCCGCCAAGCGCTTTCGTCGCAGTGGTAGCGGCAAAATTATGCGCCGTAAGGCGTTCAAGAACCACCTGCTACAGCACAAGAATGCTGAGCGCCGCTCTCGGCTGTCTAAGATTGCTGTGGTGTCAGAGGAGGACGCTCCCAATGTGGAGCTGATGCTGCCCTACCTCTAG
- a CDS encoding response regulator transcription factor, which translates to MPRILVIDDDPAIAELVSVNLEMAGYDVNQAGDGVKGQALAVQLLPDLIMLDLMLPKVDGLTVCQRIRRDRRTADIPVLMLTALGQTQDKVDGFNAGADDYLTKPFELDEMLARVRALLRRTDRIPQAAKHSEILNYGPLTLIPERYEAIWFDGTVKLTHLEFELLHCLLQRHGQTVSPSQILQEVWGYEPNDDIETIRVHVRHLRTKLEPDPRHPKFIKTVYGAGYCLELPAVVVDS; encoded by the coding sequence ATGCCTCGTATTCTCGTCATTGATGATGATCCTGCGATCGCGGAGCTCGTCTCCGTCAACCTGGAAATGGCAGGCTACGATGTCAACCAGGCGGGCGATGGCGTCAAGGGGCAGGCCCTGGCGGTGCAGCTACTGCCCGACCTGATCATGCTTGACCTGATGCTGCCCAAGGTTGACGGACTTACCGTTTGCCAGCGCATCCGCCGCGATCGCCGCACCGCCGATATTCCCGTGCTGATGCTGACGGCCCTGGGCCAGACCCAGGACAAGGTCGATGGATTCAATGCCGGAGCCGACGACTATTTGACCAAGCCCTTTGAGCTAGATGAAATGCTGGCTCGGGTGCGTGCCCTGCTGCGCCGCACCGATCGCATTCCCCAGGCGGCTAAGCACAGTGAAATCCTCAACTACGGCCCCCTCACGCTGATCCCCGAGCGCTACGAGGCAATTTGGTTTGACGGTACCGTCAAGCTCACCCACCTGGAATTTGAGCTGCTGCACTGTCTGCTTCAGCGCCACGGGCAGACCGTATCGCCTAGCCAAATTTTGCAAGAGGTCTGGGGGTACGAGCCCAACGACGACATTGAAACCATCCGCGTGCACGTGCGGCACCTGCGCACGAAGCTCGAACCCGATCCCCGTCACCCCAAGTTCATCAAAACAGTCTACGGAGCTGGCTACTGCCTGGAGCTGCCCGCCGTCGTCGTCGATTCGTAG
- a CDS encoding META domain-containing protein, whose amino-acid sequence MISSRTAAVMTVAAALLGAAACVAPSSEPGVPPLTGSVWELQQIQMSDGTLLSADPPEHYTAEFSEDGQVFIRADCNRAIGQFTATADGQVSIDIGPTTLAACPESSIGTQFLQALDNASLYFFDNDDLFIDLQLDSGTMQFSSAPTPALVGTLWKLQQIQMNDDTLLVPDQPEHYTAEFLADGTLLVRADCNRGRGQFSTSDDRSLEVSPIATTLAACPEGSIGNDFVQALGNADSYFFQDGNLVIELIYGSGSMQMTAD is encoded by the coding sequence ATGATTTCATCTCGCACCGCTGCGGTTATGACGGTCGCCGCCGCTCTACTGGGAGCCGCGGCCTGCGTTGCTCCTTCGAGCGAGCCTGGGGTACCCCCCTTAACCGGCAGCGTATGGGAACTACAGCAAATTCAAATGAGCGATGGCACTCTGCTGAGCGCTGATCCACCCGAACACTATACCGCCGAGTTTTCAGAGGATGGCCAGGTATTTATCCGAGCGGACTGCAACCGGGCTATTGGCCAGTTCACCGCTACCGCCGATGGTCAAGTCTCCATAGATATCGGCCCAACAACGCTCGCCGCCTGTCCCGAAAGCAGCATTGGCACCCAGTTTTTGCAGGCGCTAGACAACGCCAGCCTCTACTTCTTTGACAACGACGACCTGTTTATCGATCTTCAGTTGGACAGCGGTACGATGCAGTTTTCCAGTGCCCCTACCCCCGCCCTGGTCGGTACCCTGTGGAAACTCCAGCAAATTCAGATGAATGATGACACCCTGCTGGTGCCCGACCAACCCGAGCACTATACCGCCGAATTTTTAGCCGATGGCACTCTGCTAGTCCGGGCCGACTGCAATCGCGGTCGCGGTCAGTTTTCCACCAGCGACGATCGCAGCCTTGAAGTGTCGCCCATCGCCACTACCCTGGCAGCCTGTCCAGAGGGGTCTATCGGAAACGACTTTGTTCAGGCGCTGGGCAATGCAGACAGCTATTTCTTCCAGGATGGCAATCTGGTGATCGAGTTAATCTACGGAAGCGGCAGCATGCAGATGACCGCTGACTAA